The sequence below is a genomic window from Streptomyces sp. NBC_00289.
CGACATCCTGAAGGAGCTGGAGAAGCCGGGGCGCGACCCGCGGCCCGCCTTCAAGACGGCCACCTTCAAGGACGGCGTGGAGAAGATCTCCGACCTGGTGCCCGGCATGGTCCTGGAGGGTGTCGTCACGAATGTCGCCGCCTTCGGCGCGTTCGTGGACGTCGGCGTCCACCAGGACGGGCTGGTGCATGTCTCCGCGATGTCGAAGACGTTCGTGAAGGACCCGCGGGACGTGGTGAAGTCCGGGGACATCGTCAAGGTCAAGGTGATGGAGGTCGACATCCCGCGCAAGCGGATCTCGCTGACCCTGCGGCTGGACGACGAGGCGCAGGCCCAGGAGAAGCAGCAGGGCGGCGGCGGAGGCGAGCGCCGGCAGCGCGGCCAGCGGCCGCCGCAGCAACGGCAGGGCCGGCCCGCGGCCGCCGGCGGTGGTGGCGGCTCCCGACAGACGCCGCCACCGGCCAACGGCGCGATGGCCGACGCGCTGCGCCGGGCGGGCCTCCTCGACCCGAAGAAGGGCAAACGCTGAGCCGCGCCGTCCGGACCCGGCCCGAACCGCCCGGGTGAGGCCCGCCGCCGAACCGCCCGGGTGACGGCCCGCCGTCCGCGGGCGCCCGGGTGACGGCCCGCCGTCCGCGGGCGCCCGACAGGCGCCCGCGGAAGCGCATTCCGGGCGAGCCCGGCGAGGTCCGGTGCGGTTCGGGACGCCCGAAGGGGCACGGGGGTGCCACGGCGAGAGGCCGAGGGTGCCACCGCGAGTCGAGGGTGCCACGGCGAGAGGCCGGGGGTGCCACCGCGAGGGCCGGGGGCGCCACCGCGAGACGCCGAGGGTGCCACGGCGAGAGGCCGGGGTGCCACGGCGAGACGCCGGGGTGCCACCGCGAGACACCGAGGGCGCCACCGCGAGACACCGAGAGCGCCACCGCGAGAACCGAGAGCGCCACCGCGAGAGGCTCCGCGTTGGTGCGACCAGTCGTGACGCACCCGCGAGTCGCGCGGCGAAGGCCCTGGGGGTGATTAGCGCTCGGTCACCTTGCCGGACGTGACCTCGAGGCGGCGTGTGACGCTCACCGCGTCCAGCATGCGCCGGTCATGGGTGACCAGGAGCAGCGTGCCCTCGTAGGTGTCGAGGGCCGCCTCCAGTTGTTCGATCGCCGGGAGGTCGAGGTGGTTGGTCGGCTCGTCGAGGACCAGCAGGTTGACGCCCCGACCCTGGAGCAGCGCCAGCGCGGCCCGGGTGCGCTCGCCCGGGGAGAGGGTGGCCGCCGGCCGTAGGACATGGTCCGCTTTCAGGCCGAACTTGGCCAGCAGGGTGCGCACTTCGGCCGGCTCGGTGTCCGGGACCGCCGCGCCGAAGGCGTCCAGCAGGGACTCGGGGCCGTAGAACAGCGCGCGGGCCTGGTCGACCTCTCCGACCAGGACTCCCGAGCCGAGGGCGGCCGAACCCGCGGTCAGCGGGACGCGCCCGAGCAGGGCTGCGAGCAGGGTCGACTTCCCGGCACCGTTCGCCCCCGTCACCGCCACCCGGTCCGCCCAGTCGATCTGGAGCGAGACCGGGCCGAGCACGAAGTCGCCCCGGCGCACCTCGGCGTCGCGCAGGGTCGCGACCACCGCTCCGGAGCGCGGTGCCGCCGCGATCTCCATGCGCAGCTCCCACTCCTTGCGGGGCTCCTCGACGACGTCGAGGCGTTCGATCATGCGCTGGGTCTGGCGGGCCTTGGCGGCCTGCTTCTCACTGGCCTCGCTGCGGAACTTGCGGCCGATCTTGTCGTTGTCGTTGTTCGCCTTGCGGCGGGCGTTCTTGACGCCCTTGTCCATCCACGAGCGCTGCATCTGGGCCCGGTCCTGGAGGGCGCCCTTCTTGCCCTCGTACTCCTCGTAGTCGTCGCGGGCGTGCCTGCGGGCGACCTCCCGTTCCTCCAGGTAGGCCGCGTAGCCGCCGCCGTAGAGGTTGATCTGCTGCTGGGCGAGGTCGAGTTCGAGCACCTTGGTGACCGTGCGGAGGAGGAACTCGCGGTCGTGGCTGACGACGACCGTGCCGGCGCGCAGACCGCTCACGAAGCGTTCGAGGCGTTCCAGGCCGTCCAGGTCGAGGTCGTTGGTCGGCTCGTCCAGGAGGAAGACGTCGTAGCGGGACAGCAGGAGCGAGGCGAGTCCGGCCCTGGCCGCCTGTCCGCCGGAGAGCGAGGTCATCGGCTGGTCCAGGTCGACGGCCAGCCCCAGCGAGTCGGCCACCTCCTCGGCACGTTCGTCCAGGTCGGCGCCGCCCAGGTCGAGCCATCGCTCCAGGCTCGTCGCGTACGCGTCGTCGGCGCCGGGCGCGCCGTCGACGAGGGCCTGGGTGGCCTCGTCCATCGTGCGCTGGGCCTCGGCGACGCCGGTGCGGCGGGCGAGGAACTCGCGTACGGTCTCGCCCGGCCGGCGCTCCGGCTCCTGCGGCAGGTGTCCGACGGTCGCCGTCGGCGGGGAGAGCCGCAGCTCCCCCTCCTCCGGCGTGCTCAGGCCGGCGAGCAGCCGCAGCAGCGTGGACTTGCCGGCACCGTTGGCCCCGACCAGCCCGATGACGTCACCGGGCGCGACGACGAGGTCGAGTCCGGTGAACAGGGAGCGGTCGCCGTGGCCGGCGGCGAGGTTCTTGGCGACGAGGGTGGCAGTCATCAGACCCCCGATCCTAACGGTCGTCCCGGTCGGGCCGTGTCCGGGTTTTCACCGCGCCACGGCCTCCACCAGCACGCTTCCCGCGGTGCTCGCCACCACGAAGGACCGGCCGCGCACCGCTCCCGGCACGAGGGCCACGCGGTGGCGGCCCGGTTCCAGCACGCCGTCGAAGACCTCGTGGTCGCGGCCGCGGGACAGACGGCCGAGCCGGTACGCGGTGAGGCGGACCCGGCACGCGGAGGTGACCTCGACGACCGCCGCGCCGTCGGCCGCCACCAGCCTGGTCAGCCGGCGCCGCTCCAGGGGGCCGCGGTCCAGCGCCTGTTCGACCTGGGCGACGAGCAGCGGGACGATCGGCGCGAGGCCGTCGGCGTAGCCCACGTCGAGACCGGCGCGCGCGAAGGAGCGGCGGACGGCGGCACGTTCGCGCCGGGGTACGGCGAGGCCGAAGACGACGGCACCGTAGGCGCGCAGTTCCCCGGCGGGAACGTCGTCGGTGTCGTGGGCGATGTCGGCCCCGATCCCGATGGCGCGCAGGGCGGCGGCGAGCCGGGCCAGGACGGCGACCCGGGGGCCGATGAGCAGGACCCGGGGGCGGGTGCCGCGGAGCTCGCCGTCCGCCCCGTGCACCTCGTCCGCCTCACGCGTTGCCTCCGCTCTGTCGCGGAGGGCGCCCAGTGCCGCCCGGTAGCCGGTGCCGTCGAACCGGAACGGGCCCATGCCGTGCAGACCGTCGAGCCGCGGGTCGGCGTGTGCGCCGGTCTGCCAGGCGAAGTCCCGCCAGACGTAGTCGTCGCCGCTGCGCGCGATGACGGCGGTGACGGCGCCGCAGGCCAGGTCCTGGCACTCGGGGCAGCCGTAGACGATGTGGCGGCCGCCGGGCAGGGGCGCGTCCGACTCCAGGAGCAGGGCCCGGATCCGGGCGGTGAGGATCGCGGGCGGGATGTCGGAGGCGAGCGGGGAGACGGCGTCCAGGTCGCGGAGCCTGAAGA
It includes:
- a CDS encoding ABC-F family ATP-binding cassette domain-containing protein, with product MTATLVAKNLAAGHGDRSLFTGLDLVVAPGDVIGLVGANGAGKSTLLRLLAGLSTPEEGELRLSPPTATVGHLPQEPERRPGETVREFLARRTGVAEAQRTMDEATQALVDGAPGADDAYATSLERWLDLGGADLDERAEEVADSLGLAVDLDQPMTSLSGGQAARAGLASLLLSRYDVFLLDEPTNDLDLDGLERLERFVSGLRAGTVVVSHDREFLLRTVTKVLELDLAQQQINLYGGGYAAYLEEREVARRHARDDYEEYEGKKGALQDRAQMQRSWMDKGVKNARRKANNDNDKIGRKFRSEASEKQAAKARQTQRMIERLDVVEEPRKEWELRMEIAAAPRSGAVVATLRDAEVRRGDFVLGPVSLQIDWADRVAVTGANGAGKSTLLAALLGRVPLTAGSAALGSGVLVGEVDQARALFYGPESLLDAFGAAVPDTEPAEVRTLLAKFGLKADHVLRPAATLSPGERTRAALALLQGRGVNLLVLDEPTNHLDLPAIEQLEAALDTYEGTLLLVTHDRRMLDAVSVTRRLEVTSGKVTER
- a CDS encoding oxidoreductase, which produces MSGAYATFALAPATRAGAVLGNGDHRIHRDYTDFVVDGRPLLFRLRDLDAVSPLASDIPPAILTARIRALLLESDAPLPGGRHIVYGCPECQDLACGAVTAVIARSGDDYVWRDFAWQTGAHADPRLDGLHGMGPFRFDGTGYRAALGALRDRAEATREADEVHGADGELRGTRPRVLLIGPRVAVLARLAAALRAIGIGADIAHDTDDVPAGELRAYGAVVFGLAVPRRERAAVRRSFARAGLDVGYADGLAPIVPLLVAQVEQALDRGPLERRRLTRLVAADGAAVVEVTSACRVRLTAYRLGRLSRGRDHEVFDGVLEPGRHRVALVPGAVRGRSFVVASTAGSVLVEAVAR